In the genome of cyanobacterium endosymbiont of Braarudosphaera bigelowii, one region contains:
- a CDS encoding adenine phosphoribosyltransferase, with the protein MDLKELIRDIPNFPKPGIVFRDITTLLNNPKGLQYTINLLTNKCREANLLPDHVIGMESRGFIFGAPLAYQLNSGFIPVRKPGKLPSSVYQVQYDLEYGTDTLEIHQDALQNFHSVVIVDDLLATGGTAQATIELLKKVGCNVLGFAFIIELESLEGRKKLPDVPIISLVKY; encoded by the coding sequence ATGGACCTTAAAGAATTAATTCGTGATATTCCCAATTTTCCTAAGCCTGGTATAGTATTTCGTGATATTACAACTTTATTAAATAATCCAAAAGGATTGCAATATACAATTAACTTGCTAACTAATAAATGTCGAGAAGCTAATTTATTGCCTGATCATGTAATTGGAATGGAATCACGAGGATTTATTTTTGGTGCTCCGTTAGCTTATCAACTAAATTCAGGTTTTATACCTGTCAGAAAGCCTGGTAAGCTTCCTAGCTCAGTCTATCAAGTTCAATATGATTTAGAGTACGGTACAGATACTTTAGAAATTCACCAAGATGCCTTACAAAATTTTCATAGTGTCGTAATTGTAGATGACTTGTTAGCGACAGGTGGTACAGCGCAAGCAACAATTGAACTACTCAAAAAAGTTGGTTGTAATGTTTTAGGATTCGCTTTTATTATTGAATTAGAATCTTTAGAAGGCCGTAAAAAATTACCTGATGTTCCTATTATTAGTTTAGTTAAATATTAA
- a CDS encoding chromosome segregation ATPase encodes MTVLHRIITISSKISWQIWAVLLIIFSGTTGFTSTLIFLDPTITPKCTRFFLPVASISIKIYCAQIEAKKNTLEGFLRAINLIQIFPEKHSLHSEIKYNIKKWTIAILDIAEEKFQQGQLQQAINIAQKIPTNSDTYDIVTQRIKKWNNSWNEGEKILVRVESQLHNFSWNLAFREVLMLLDLPNKYWATTGYNDAIKKIRLAKKESGQLDNAFILLNRGGVDNWLTTINDSQKINFDSYAYRKAQSLIQDAESKISNHINELIENKNWSTLLEVINKVSDKNIFTDKVEDWHVIAKAGLDANKGTVESLKLAILTLKAIDSNSSLYQKSNNLVDMWELDIKYIAYLQKSRKLAIQGTIKDLKTAVQLIELIPPNNSHYQEAKKEIDKWNNLIQIAEDKPILDKAKNLAEGGNILDLKRAINEVNSIGSKRALSTQAKEKAYQWYIDIQRKEDQLILNQAIIIGNTKNYELAILVAKKITSDRPLYGKIQNDIKKWQIEVKAKKDLKKAYLVAQSQTPQSLVSAISIVQNIPPSTDVSPQTKKSLKRWSFQILSMAQKLADRSLFNEAIQLAKIIPEKSPAYNSAKTRILTWNNLLK; translated from the coding sequence ATGACTGTACTTCATCGAATTATTACAATTAGCAGTAAGATTTCTTGGCAAATTTGGGCAGTTCTATTAATTATATTTTCTGGGACGACAGGCTTTACAAGTACGTTGATTTTTTTAGATCCTACAATTACACCAAAATGTACTCGTTTTTTTTTACCTGTCGCTTCGATCTCAATAAAAATTTATTGTGCTCAAATAGAGGCGAAAAAAAATACTTTAGAAGGTTTTTTAAGAGCGATTAATTTGATCCAAATATTTCCCGAAAAGCATTCTCTTCATAGTGAAATTAAATATAATATTAAAAAATGGACAATAGCCATCTTAGATATTGCTGAAGAGAAATTTCAGCAGGGGCAGTTACAACAAGCTATTAATATAGCTCAAAAAATACCTACTAACAGCGATACTTATGACATAGTGACTCAAAGAATTAAGAAATGGAATAATTCCTGGAATGAAGGTGAAAAAATCTTAGTAAGGGTGGAAAGTCAGTTGCACAATTTTAGTTGGAATTTAGCTTTCAGAGAAGTATTAATGCTTCTTGATCTTCCTAATAAATATTGGGCTACTACTGGATATAATGATGCAATTAAAAAAATAAGACTAGCAAAAAAAGAGAGTGGTCAACTAGATAATGCATTTATTTTATTAAATCGTGGTGGAGTTGATAACTGGCTAACTACAATAAATGACTCTCAGAAAATAAATTTTGATAGTTATGCGTATCGGAAAGCTCAAAGTTTGATACAAGATGCTGAATCTAAAATAAGTAATCATATTAATGAATTGATTGAGAATAAAAATTGGTCAACATTATTAGAAGTAATTAATAAAGTTTCAGATAAAAATATATTTACTGATAAAGTTGAAGACTGGCATGTTATTGCTAAGGCAGGATTGGATGCCAACAAAGGGACAGTAGAAAGTTTGAAACTTGCGATACTGACACTTAAAGCAATCGACTCAAATAGTTCTCTTTATCAAAAATCAAATAATTTAGTGGATATGTGGGAATTAGATATAAAGTACATAGCTTATCTTCAAAAATCTAGAAAATTAGCTATTCAAGGCACCATTAAAGATTTAAAAACAGCAGTTCAATTAATAGAACTAATACCTCCTAACAACTCTCATTATCAAGAAGCTAAAAAGGAAATTGATAAGTGGAATAATTTAATACAAATTGCAGAGGATAAACCAATTTTAGATAAAGCTAAAAATTTAGCTGAAGGAGGTAATATTTTAGACTTAAAAAGAGCAATTAATGAGGTAAATTCAATTGGTTCAAAACGTGCACTTTCAACTCAAGCAAAAGAAAAAGCTTATCAATGGTACATAGATATTCAACGAAAAGAAGATCAATTAATTTTAAACCAAGCAATTATCATAGGAAACACTAAAAATTATGAATTAGCTATTCTCGTCGCTAAAAAAATCACTTCAGATCGACCACTCTATGGGAAGATACAAAATGATATTAAAAAATGGCAAATAGAAGTTAAAGCTAAAAAAGATTTAAAGAAAGCTTATTTAGTAGCTCAATCACAAACTCCTCAATCTTTAGTTTCCGCTATTTCCATCGTACAAAATATTCCACCTTCAACAGATGTAAGTCCTCAAACAAAGAAATCCTTGAAGCGTTGGAGTTTTCAAATACTATCTATGGCTCAAAAATTAGCTGATCGTTCTCTATTTAATGAAGCAATTCAACTAGCAAAAATAATTCCTGAGAAAAGCCCAGCATATAATTCTGCCAAGACTAGGATATTAACTTGGAATAACTTATTAAAATAA
- the cobJ gene encoding precorrin-3B C(17)-methyltransferase — MYSSNILYPVAMIGTTNQACSLLHPLCQDLRGILYMPEKLPLIDEKTLYYHSPLKNHLADIFLKNRALVFCLAAGAVVRLIAPLLKSKTHDPAIIVIDPEGKFVISLCGGHQGGADKLTKLIASYLNAEPVITGVSNTLNLPGIDILGFPFGWRRGAGKWKDVSYAIACQKTVQIIQEGGSFLWRKNFLNNYNFKFSLPDIKRDQKSTSYIIISHRKYPLDTKADIPTIQWYPRVLWIGIGSTRGASYKLISDAISTVFDQHGLAPEAIAGIASVDLKKDEIGIIKYCQIKQLPFFTYSVNTLDKVSVPNPSAIVKQELGTASVAEAAAIYSSNYFFNNDTVLLVSKQIVKFEDQAVTIAIAQSSTEYIGRKGKLYLVGIGPGSLDQITPAAKKAIAEADAIVGYSLYLDLIKSLFHPGQIIEDLPITEEEKRAERSVELAQWGLNVVVISSGDCGIYAMGGLVLEKLKNTYKKDNIIDIKIFPGITALQAAAARVGTPLMHDFCAISLSDLLTPWSVIKKRLKAAAQGDFVTAIYNPKSKTRTHQIIVARAIFLKYRDPNTPVALVRCAYRKNETIVLTTLNEMLGYYIDMLTTVLIGNHSTFFYKDLVITPRGYHHKKMQK, encoded by the coding sequence ATGTATTCTTCTAATATTCTTTATCCTGTAGCAATGATTGGGACTACTAATCAGGCTTGCAGTCTTTTACATCCTCTTTGTCAAGATTTAAGAGGAATACTTTATATGCCAGAAAAGTTACCCTTAATTGACGAAAAAACCCTTTATTATCACAGTCCTCTTAAAAATCATTTGGCTGATATTTTTTTAAAAAATCGTGCTCTAGTATTTTGCTTGGCAGCTGGAGCTGTAGTTCGTCTTATTGCTCCATTATTAAAAAGTAAAACTCATGATCCAGCTATTATTGTCATAGATCCAGAAGGTAAATTTGTTATTAGTCTATGCGGCGGGCATCAAGGAGGAGCAGATAAATTAACTAAATTAATTGCGAGTTACTTAAATGCAGAGCCAGTTATAACTGGTGTATCAAATACTCTAAATTTACCGGGTATTGATATATTAGGATTCCCCTTTGGATGGAGAAGAGGAGCAGGAAAATGGAAAGATGTAAGTTATGCGATCGCTTGTCAGAAAACTGTACAAATAATACAAGAAGGCGGCTCATTTCTTTGGAGAAAAAACTTTTTAAATAATTATAATTTTAAATTTTCCTTACCTGATATTAAAAGGGATCAAAAATCAACATCATATATTATCATTAGCCATAGAAAGTATCCTCTAGATACAAAAGCTGATATTCCCACTATACAATGGTATCCCCGAGTATTGTGGATAGGTATAGGATCCACAAGAGGAGCATCTTATAAACTGATTTCTGATGCTATATCTACAGTTTTTGATCAACATGGCTTAGCACCAGAAGCAATAGCTGGGATAGCATCTGTTGATTTAAAAAAAGATGAAATTGGTATTATTAAATATTGCCAAATTAAGCAGTTACCTTTCTTTACCTATTCTGTGAATACTCTAGATAAGGTTAGTGTTCCTAATCCTTCAGCAATTGTAAAGCAAGAATTAGGAACTGCTAGTGTGGCAGAAGCTGCTGCTATTTATAGCTCTAATTATTTTTTTAATAATGATACTGTTCTTTTAGTCTCTAAGCAAATTGTAAAATTTGAAGATCAAGCAGTTACTATCGCTATAGCCCAAAGCAGTACAGAATATATAGGAAGAAAAGGAAAATTATATTTAGTAGGGATAGGGCCTGGAAGTTTAGATCAAATAACTCCTGCAGCAAAGAAAGCAATTGCTGAAGCCGATGCTATTGTCGGTTATTCTTTATATTTAGATCTCATAAAAAGTTTATTTCACCCTGGTCAAATTATTGAAGATTTACCTATTACTGAAGAAGAAAAACGTGCGGAAAGATCAGTTGAACTAGCACAATGGGGACTAAATGTTGTAGTTATATCATCAGGTGACTGTGGTATTTATGCTATGGGAGGGTTAGTACTAGAAAAACTTAAAAATACTTACAAAAAAGATAATATTATCGATATCAAAATTTTTCCAGGAATTACAGCTTTACAAGCTGCTGCCGCTAGGGTTGGTACACCTCTAATGCACGATTTTTGTGCAATTAGTTTAAGTGATCTATTAACACCTTGGAGTGTAATTAAAAAACGTTTAAAAGCTGCTGCTCAAGGAGATTTTGTTACTGCTATTTATAATCCAAAATCAAAAACTAGAACACATCAAATTATTGTGGCTCGAGCCATCTTTTTAAAATATCGTGATCCAAATACTCCTGTTGCTTTAGTTCGCTGCGCATATCGTAAAAATGAAACCATAGTGCTTACAACATTGAACGAAATGTTAGGATATTATATAGATATGTTAACTACTGTACTTATTGGCAATCATAGTACCTTTTTTTATAAAGACCTAGTGATTACACCAAGAGGATACCATCATAAGAAAATGCAGAAATAA
- a CDS encoding 4'-phosphopantetheinyl transferase family protein, which yields MLSRGALKLILSKYLLIAPNQINLEYTTRGKPKLVDSINTKQIEFNISHSEELIICGITCQYPIGVDIEYIRPLLGMEKIAKRFFCFQEFSKLKSFNSYDKNIEFLRLWTGKEAYLKATGEGISQRLNTVKIITDYPMQIIDVSPLNYLPWRILSFITQSNYLISIVTLEKKQKIYYWKI from the coding sequence ATCCTCTCCCGAGGAGCATTAAAACTTATTCTGAGTAAATATTTACTAATTGCTCCTAACCAAATAAATCTTGAGTACACTACTCGCGGCAAGCCTAAACTTGTTGATTCGATTAATACTAAACAGATAGAGTTTAATATTTCTCACTCTGAAGAATTAATAATTTGCGGGATTACATGTCAATATCCTATTGGAGTTGATATTGAATATATTCGTCCTTTATTAGGTATGGAAAAAATTGCAAAGCGTTTCTTCTGTTTTCAAGAATTTAGTAAGCTCAAAAGCTTCAATTCTTATGACAAAAATATTGAATTTTTAAGACTCTGGACAGGAAAAGAAGCATACCTAAAAGCAACAGGAGAAGGAATAAGTCAAAGACTAAATACAGTGAAGATAATAACTGATTATCCTATGCAAATTATTGATGTCTCTCCTTTAAATTATCTTCCATGGAGAATACTGTCTTTTATTACTCAATCAAATTATTTAATAAGCATAGTTACATTAGAAAAAAAACAAAAAATTTATTATTGGAAAATTTAA
- a CDS encoding membrane protein — MDAKLILVILTAVFTVSCLFFGTKNGFYDSDDYKGNGTAH, encoded by the coding sequence ATGGATGCTAAATTAATTCTGGTTATTCTAACTGCCGTTTTTACTGTATCATGCCTATTTTTTGGGACTAAAAATGGTTTCTATGATTCTGATGATTATAAAGGTAATGGAACAGCTCATTAA
- a CDS encoding ABC transporter permease, producing MFYISKRLFQGLLTILLTSILSFIIIQIAPGDYLDTLRQNPKISREIIQELNIRFGLDQPFYIQYWKWLAQVITHLNFGESFVYNRSVSSLLAERIPATLLLSIFSIVLTWIIAIPLGILSAVKQNTWIDKSLRIISYLGQGLPRFIAALIILIIAQHISPILPVGNMTSLEHDELSLVGKILDIGWHMILPTITLSIIGFAGLMRLMRGQMLDVMQRNYIVTARAKGLSEEKVIYNHALRNAINPLVTLLGLEFANLLGGAFIAEFFFNWPGLGRLILQAVTAQDLYLVMGSLTMSAVMLVIGNILADLLLVLVDPRIQLEKT from the coding sequence ATGTTTTATATTTCAAAGAGACTTTTTCAAGGTCTCTTAACTATATTATTAACTTCAATATTAAGCTTTATTATTATCCAAATTGCTCCGGGAGATTACTTAGATACTCTAAGGCAAAATCCTAAAATCTCACGAGAAATAATTCAAGAGCTAAATATTCGTTTTGGTCTTGATCAACCATTTTATATTCAATATTGGAAATGGTTAGCACAAGTAATAACCCATCTGAATTTTGGGGAAAGTTTTGTTTATAATCGTTCTGTATCATCTTTATTGGCGGAAAGAATACCAGCAACATTACTGCTCTCTATTTTCTCTATAGTTTTAACTTGGATAATTGCCATACCGCTAGGAATTTTAAGTGCAGTGAAACAAAATACTTGGATAGATAAATCATTAAGAATAATTAGTTACCTTGGACAAGGTTTACCTAGATTTATTGCAGCCTTAATTATTTTAATTATTGCTCAACACATATCTCCTATTTTACCAGTTGGAAACATGACTAGTTTAGAACATGATGAACTATCGTTAGTTGGCAAAATATTAGATATAGGATGGCATATGATATTACCGACAATTACCTTAAGTATTATTGGCTTTGCTGGATTAATGAGATTAATGAGAGGACAAATGTTAGATGTAATGCAAAGGAACTATATAGTAACTGCTAGAGCGAAAGGACTTTCGGAAGAAAAAGTAATATATAATCATGCATTACGTAATGCAATTAATCCCTTAGTTACTCTATTAGGATTAGAATTTGCCAATTTATTAGGAGGAGCTTTTATAGCTGAATTTTTCTTCAATTGGCCAGGGTTAGGACGTTTGATTTTACAAGCAGTCACTGCACAAGATTTGTATTTAGTCATGGGCAGTTTAACAATGAGTGCAGTAATGTTAGTTATTGGCAACATACTAGCAGATTTACTACTTGTTTTAGTTGATCCTCGAATTCAGTTAGAAAAGACATGA
- a CDS encoding peroxiredoxin, producing MGVIETVPNVVFKTRVRDESVAGPNPYRWQDLTTQEIFKGKKVVVFSLPGAFTPTCSSNHLPRYEELYSEFKALGIDAIVCLSVNDAFVMFQWGKQQEAKNVFLLPDGNGEFTRKMGMLVDKSNLGFGMRSWRYSMLVNNCEIEKIFVESDFSDNCPSDPFEVSDADTMLAYLKGDKSSGVSKPVKAFIG from the coding sequence ATGGGCGTTATTGAAACTGTACCCAATGTTGTATTTAAAACCCGTGTTCGTGATGAGTCTGTAGCTGGACCCAACCCTTATCGTTGGCAAGATCTAACTACTCAAGAGATTTTTAAAGGCAAGAAGGTCGTTGTTTTTTCCCTACCTGGTGCATTTACTCCAACCTGCTCATCTAACCATCTGCCTCGCTACGAAGAATTATACAGTGAGTTTAAAGCATTAGGAATAGACGCTATCGTTTGTTTATCAGTTAATGATGCTTTTGTTATGTTTCAATGGGGTAAGCAGCAAGAGGCGAAAAACGTTTTCTTACTGCCTGATGGGAATGGTGAATTTACTCGTAAAATGGGTATGTTAGTTGATAAATCTAATCTTGGTTTCGGAATGCGCTCATGGCGTTATTCCATGTTGGTCAACAACTGTGAAATCGAGAAGATTTTTGTTGAGTCTGATTTTAGTGATAATTGTCCTAGTGATCCCTTTGAAGTATCCGATGCTGATACCATGTTAGCTTATCTCAAGGGTGATAAATCTTCAGGTGTTTCTAAACCAGTAAAAGCCTTTATTGGTTAG
- a CDS encoding cation:proton antiporter: MELSFELTLQIVIAVLAGISAQVIAELFRVPSIVFLLLFGMLLGADGFNFLHPHGLGVGLEVLVALSVAIILFEGGLNLELRDLGRVSGSLRNLVTFGTLITLVGGGMAAHWFAEFPWSIAFLYAALVVVTGPTVISPLLKQVEVERKVATLLESEGVLIDPVGAILAVVVFDTILNSNASPLEIVSGLLLRFAIGVIIGGVSGAALGFILKNTSFLSEDLRNLVVLAGVWGLFGLAQLIRSESGLMATVVAGIVLRASSIPDERLLRRFKGQLTVLCVSVLFILLAADLSIDSIFALGWGSVLTVFTLMWIVRPISVILCTINSDLSWRQKFFLGWIAPRGIVSASIASLFAILLTQQGINGGDSIKALVFLTIMMTVFIQGLSARWVAKGLKITAVEAKGAVIVGCNSLGRLMGKLFTQRGESVVLIDTDPEACDQAQSEGLSVFQSSALDPNVLEEAGIGSMGTFMALTSNGQVNLVLAQRAVEEFKPPRVFAIFPSNSNRDQTSNKTKIMRAFIDQQLIKIWNQYLIEGQFKLGITHFQESGLFPKQAHFLTLIKEGEVLPLLIKRKGSLQIVQASQDWQIGDEIIYLLRDPRPKLLKHLSGKVKVSKELIMEFLPEVEEFPSSTSGLINPLLANPSTEVIEN; this comes from the coding sequence ATGGAACTATCCTTTGAACTCACTTTGCAAATTGTGATAGCTGTTTTAGCAGGCATTAGTGCTCAAGTTATTGCTGAACTTTTCAGAGTTCCGAGCATTGTCTTTTTACTCTTGTTTGGCATGCTATTGGGTGCAGATGGTTTTAATTTTCTTCATCCTCATGGACTAGGTGTTGGATTAGAAGTTTTAGTTGCTTTATCAGTAGCAATTATCCTTTTTGAAGGAGGTTTAAATTTAGAACTGCGTGATCTAGGAAGAGTCTCAGGTAGTCTCCGAAATTTAGTTACTTTTGGTACTCTAATTACTTTGGTTGGTGGCGGTATGGCTGCCCACTGGTTTGCAGAGTTTCCTTGGTCTATTGCGTTTCTTTATGCCGCTTTAGTTGTTGTTACTGGTCCAACTGTAATAAGTCCTTTACTTAAACAGGTAGAAGTAGAACGAAAAGTGGCTACATTATTAGAAAGTGAAGGAGTTCTTATCGATCCTGTAGGCGCAATTTTAGCAGTAGTAGTTTTTGATACTATTCTCAACAGCAATGCTAGTCCTTTAGAAATTGTTAGTGGCTTATTATTGAGATTTGCAATTGGTGTAATCATTGGTGGTGTTAGTGGAGCTGCTCTAGGCTTTATTCTTAAGAATACTAGTTTCCTGTCAGAAGATCTTCGAAATTTAGTTGTGCTTGCAGGAGTATGGGGACTATTTGGGTTAGCTCAACTTATTCGAAGTGAATCAGGTCTTATGGCAACGGTAGTAGCAGGAATTGTGCTTAGAGCTTCTTCTATCCCTGATGAAAGGCTTTTGAGAAGATTTAAAGGGCAATTAACAGTTTTATGTGTTTCCGTATTGTTTATTCTTTTGGCTGCAGATCTATCTATTGACAGTATTTTTGCTCTAGGCTGGGGAAGTGTTCTTACAGTTTTTACTTTGATGTGGATAGTAAGACCTATTAGTGTCATTCTTTGCACCATTAATAGTGATTTAAGTTGGAGACAAAAATTTTTTCTTGGGTGGATAGCTCCAAGAGGGATTGTTTCAGCTTCAATTGCATCCTTATTTGCTATTCTACTAACTCAACAAGGCATCAATGGTGGAGATTCAATTAAAGCTTTAGTGTTTTTAACCATTATGATGACAGTCTTCATTCAAGGCTTATCTGCTCGCTGGGTAGCAAAAGGATTAAAAATTACTGCTGTTGAAGCTAAAGGAGCTGTTATTGTTGGATGCAATTCTCTAGGAAGATTAATGGGAAAACTTTTCACACAAAGAGGAGAGTCAGTTGTTTTAATTGATACTGATCCAGAAGCATGTGATCAAGCTCAATCTGAAGGTCTATCAGTATTTCAGAGTAGTGCATTAGATCCTAACGTTTTAGAAGAGGCTGGGATTGGTTCAATGGGAACTTTTATGGCTTTGACAAGTAATGGCCAAGTAAATTTGGTGTTAGCTCAACGTGCTGTTGAGGAGTTTAAACCTCCTAGAGTGTTTGCTATTTTTCCTAGTAATTCTAATAGGGATCAAACTTCAAACAAAACAAAAATAATGCGGGCTTTCATAGACCAACAATTAATTAAGATCTGGAACCAATATCTTATAGAAGGACAGTTTAAATTAGGAATTACTCATTTTCAAGAATCAGGATTATTCCCAAAACAAGCTCATTTTCTTACCTTAATTAAAGAAGGAGAAGTTTTACCTCTTTTAATTAAAAGGAAAGGTAGTTTGCAGATAGTTCAAGCTTCTCAAGATTGGCAAATTGGCGATGAAATTATTTACCTTTTACGTGATCCTCGTCCAAAACTATTAAAACATCTCTCAGGAAAAGTTAAGGTATCTAAAGAATTAATTATGGAATTTCTACCAGAAGTTGAAGAATTTCCTTCTTCAACTTCTGGTTTGATAAATCCACTATTAGCAAATCCATCTACAGAAGTAATTGAAAACTAA
- a CDS encoding DUF2808 domain-containing protein, with the protein MNTSILQNIFQITGSMFLIGSSLISLNVGNNIILFNKSPRLIDTTTSLSQTKVHGAQYYFVMTVPLETGVSLQKVVLQQIKGVDQIYFNLDQTVAFIGKPISPGDKLPISKVQRNLDNNKISITFKSSILPGETFFIVVKPKNNPVVGGNYQFGITVYPEGKHPQGLYIGAGALNFRQHGNSFP; encoded by the coding sequence GTGAATACTTCTATTTTGCAAAATATATTTCAAATCACAGGAAGCATGTTTTTAATTGGTTCTTCCCTAATTTCACTTAATGTTGGTAATAATATTATTTTATTCAACAAATCTCCTAGATTAATTGATACAACAACAAGTCTAAGTCAAACTAAAGTTCATGGTGCACAATATTATTTTGTTATGACAGTGCCTTTAGAGACTGGAGTATCTTTACAAAAGGTAGTATTACAACAAATTAAAGGAGTTGATCAAATATATTTTAATTTAGATCAGACTGTTGCTTTTATCGGAAAACCAATCAGCCCTGGAGATAAATTACCTATCAGCAAAGTTCAAAGAAATTTGGATAATAATAAAATTTCCATAACCTTCAAATCTTCAATTCTGCCTGGTGAAACTTTTTTTATTGTAGTAAAACCTAAAAATAATCCTGTGGTAGGTGGAAATTATCAATTTGGTATAACAGTTTATCCAGAAGGTAAACATCCTCAAGGATTATATATTGGAGCAGGAGCATTAAATTTCCGTCAACATGGTAATAGTTTTCCATAA